CACACCTTGAACTGAACACAGAGAGGGGTTCAGCTGGCTTAACCCACACCTTGAACTGAACACAGAGAGAGTTCAGCTGGCTTAACCCACACCTCGAACTGAACACAGAGAGGGGTTCAGCTGGCTTAACCCACACCTTGAACTGAACACAGAGAGGGGTTCAGCTGGCTTAACCCACACCTCGAACTGAACACAGAGAGGGGGTTCAGCTGGCTTAACCCACACCTCGAACTGAACACAGAGCGGGGTTCAGTTACTCAGACAATAGCTCAGTTATTGCACTACTACCAATGTCTTAACTGGGATCCTGGAGGTTGAGAGAGATATTGATGTTCATTTTTTAAAGCTTACGCAAATATGATTATCGAATTAAACCTCTAGTCTCACCTGGCTGTCGTCAGAGTCAttttgggggcggcaggtagcctagtggttagagctttgtgccagtaaccgaaaggttcctagatcgaatccccgagctgacaaggttaaaaaaatctgtcattctgccccctgaacaaggcagttaacccactgttccccagtaggccgtcattgtaaataagaatttgttcttaactgacttgccgagttaaattgTTAAAACATTAACAATATATCTATACATGGCTGTGGTTATCATTATACATAGTGAGAGGTCAGAGGGCCTCCGCTTCCTTGTTTACCTTGGCATACGGTGCCAGGAAGTCCAGTGCTGTGATATGCAGGCGGAACTTGATGGTCTTGGTGAACTTTCCAAAGCAGGTGCCCACCGACACCAACTTACCACGGGCGATGTTGGTGGCCAACTTCAGAATTCTCTCACtgatacacacaacaacaaaaaagagtaGAAATAAGACAATATCTTAACTTCCCAAAGAGATGATCATGAAGTAACCTGCTTTATAATATCCATAGGTCATATTTAACAATAACAGCAGCTCTGTAGCGTCGTTTACCTGATGTAATAAACACGATCATTGTGAAGTCTGAAGCAATATGTCCCATCGGGTCTATCTACCAGGAGTTTGATGTTCTCACCAATGCTGTGGACAGACAAGAGGAAGGTCTCACACATTATTGTAGATTCAGAGAGTTTCAGACCATTTCAAATCACTTGCTATCTACACAGACGACGTATTAGCCATCTTGCTGAGGAGCAGAACTAGTGCAGGTTAAAGACC
This genomic stretch from Salmo salar chromosome ssa26, Ssal_v3.1, whole genome shotgun sequence harbors:
- the LOC106588123 gene encoding 60S ribosome subunit biogenesis protein NIP7 homolog isoform X2; the encoded protein is MRPLTDDETKTMFEKLSKYIGENIKLLVDRPDGTYCFRLHNDRVYYISERILKLATNIARGKLVSVGTCFGKFTKTIKFRLHITALDFLAPYAKFKVWVKPAEPLSVFSSRCGLSQLNSLCVQFKVWVKPAEPLSVFSSRCGVSQLNLSLCVQFKVWVKPAELSLCSV